In the genome of uncultured Sphaerochaeta sp., the window TGAAGAACACCATTCCCGTCGATTGGCAAGCAACCGTCACCATGCGTGAGGAACTGAGAACCAGATTCCAGGAAGCCGTAGCAAAGAAGTAAGACCTCTCTTCTCATCTGGATACGGGAGCCTTCAGCTGAAGGACTCCCGTATCATAATTCAAAGGAGTCCTTTGCAATGCAAGTCCTCAATTCCCCTGCATCTTTGAATCAAGAGAAACACCGATGGTATCTTGACCCAAAATGGCTGATCATCATTGCTATTGTCGGCTTTCTCCTCGTTTTCCAGGTTTTTCCCCTGCTCTATCTTGTCTTCCGAGCCTTCTTCTCAACCGGAACCTTCTCTCTGGATGCATTCAAGCGGGTATATACCTACCCACTCAACTGGTCGGCCTTGGTCAACACGATTGTCTCGGCAGGCTTATCCATGGTGTTTGGTGTCCTGATCGCTTTTCCCCTCGCCTGGCTCGTGGGACGAACAAACCTCTATGGAAAGAAGTTCTTTCGAACACTCTTCGTCGCCACATACATGGTTCCCCCCTATGTCGGGGCAATGGCGTGGATGCGCCTGCTCAATCCGACAGTAGGATCAATGAACGTATTCCTGCAGAAAATCTTCAACCTGGGTTCAGCCCCCTTCAACATCTACAGTATGGGAGGACTGATCTGGGTTTTGACCGGGTTCTACTACCCCTATGCTTTCATCACCATCAGCCGAGCCATGGAGAAGATGGATCCCTCCCTGGAGGAAGCCTCACGCATTTCCGGAGCCAATGCCTGGACCACCCTGAGGACCATCACCCTTCCCATGATGCTGCCTTCCATCGTTGCAGCTGCCTTGTTGGTTTTCATTGCAGCAGGCAGTGCCTATGGAATACCTTCCATCATCGGCGTCCCTGGGCAGGTCCATACCGTAACCACCCGCATCATTGACTTTGTATATATCGGCAGTCAGGAAGGATTGACTGATGCCACCACCTTGGCAGTCTTTCTGATGGTCATCGCCAACATCGTGCTGTATCTTTCCACCTTCACCCTTGGAAAACGGCAGTACATCACCGTCTCCGGCAAGTCCACCCGCCCAAACATCGTAGACCTGGGCAGGTACAGAATCCCGTTGACACTGGCAGTCATCATCTTCGCGCTCATCTTTGTCATCATTCCTTTTGTCACCGTCGGCCTTTCCAGCATCACGGTGAATCTGGGCGAGTCGGTTTTTGCCGATGGCAATATTACCTGGCGTTACTGGGAGCGTATCTTTACCCGAAAATCCATCCTCGGGTCAGCCAAAAACAGCTTGATAACCTCTGTCATGGCAGCAACATTCGGGATGATCATCTCCAACATGATGGCCTACCTCCTGGTTCGCACCGACATCAAGGGAAAGAAGATTCCCGACTTCATGATCACGGTGGGCAGCGGAACACCGAGTGTGGTCATCGCCCTTGCCCTCATCATGTCGATGTCCGGCAAGTTCGGGATCAACATCTACAACACCCTGACCATCATGATCATCGCCTACATGATAAAGTACATGATGATGGGCATGCGTACCGTTGTCAGCGCCCTCTCGCAGATCAGCCCCTCGCTGGAAGAAGCCTCCCAGATATCCGGAGCTTCCTGGCTGAGGAGCATGAAGAACGTCACCCTGCCGCTCATTGCCCCGGCATTGGTTGCAGGCTGGTTTCTCATCTTCATGCCCTGTTTCTATGAGCTGACCATGTCGACCCTGCTCTACTCCACCAACACCAAGACACTGGGGTATGAGCTGTATACGTATCAGACCTATCACAACCAGCAGACTGCATCTGCACTGGCAACAGCCATCCTGTTCATTGTCTTCGGGATCAACTGGTTGTTGAATAAGCTGACCGATGGTGAATTTTCCATTTAACGAGGTACATGATGTCCAATATTATCATCAAGGATGTAAAGAAAGCCTTTGGGGAAGTGGTGGTGCTCTCCCAATTCAACGCAGAGTTCGCTGATGGGGAGTTCATCACCCTTCTCGGCCCCTCTGGCTGCGGAAAGACCACGATGCTTCGCATGCTCGCTGGATTCGAGAAACCCACGGAAGGGGAAATCTACATCGGTGAGCAAGAGGTGAGTTCCACAAAGAACTTCGTGCCCCCTGAACGGCGCGATATCGGGATGGTCTTCCAATCCTATGCCGTCTGGCCCCACATGACTGTCTTCGACAACGTTGCCTATCCGCTCAAGATGAAGAAGATGGGCAAACAGGAGATAAAGGGTCTGGTAGAGGAAGTGCTGGAGACCGTGCACCTTGCCCAGTATGCCGAGCGTATCCCCAGCCAGCTCAGCGGTGGCCAGCAGCAACGTGTGGCTCTCGCCCGTGCCTTGGTAGCCAAGCCTCGGCTCTTGTTGCTGGACGAACCGCTCTCCAATCTCGATGCCAAACTGCGTGACTCCATGCGCTTCGAAATCAAGGAAATCCAGAAACAGCTGGGTATCACCGTCGTGTATGTCACACACGACCAGATGGAAGCCATGACCATGAGTGATAGGGTCATCGTCATCAACAGGGGTGTCATCCAACAGGTGGGTGCCCCTACCGAGATCTATCGTCACCCTGCCAACCAGTTTGTCGCCGACTTTGTGGGAAAGATTAATTTCCTGAAGGCAACAAGCAAGGACAAGGTGCTCACGCTCAAGGCATCAGGACAGACGCTGCCCTACGACGGGCCACTGCAGGGAGATGTTGTGCTTGGAATCAGGCCAGAGAACATCCGCTTGGTCAGCGTCAAGGGTGACTTTGAGGGTACCTTGGTCAGCAAGTTCTATCTGGGAGACGTGAACGACTGCCGCATCGATCTCGGTGGCGAGCAGATCCGTGTCATCGCAGAACCAACCACCTTCGACGTATGCGAAGTAGGTCAAACCTTCAGCTTGAGAGTTGATGAGTTCACGGTGTTCGTGGATACTGGAGAGGATGAGCATTCCAAGATCCTGACATAAGGAGAGGGCCATGGCACAAGAGCTGAGAATCATCACCACCGGAGGCACATTCGACAAGCAATACGATGCGATCAGCGGGGAGCTCACCTTCCGTGAATCCCAGCTGCCGCGCATCCTGGGCCAGAGCAGATGCACCCTGACCGTACATCTGGAAGGGCCTTTGGCTGTGGACAGCCTCTACATGACGGAGGAACAACGAGTCGAGGTGGCACAAACATGCCAGCATAGTGCCGAGGATAAGATCATCATCGTCCATGGAACCGACACCATGTGCAACACGGCCAAGGTCATTGCCCAGACCCTGGGGGAGGAGAACTCCAAGACGGTGGTGCTCACCGGAGCGATGATCCCCTACTCCCTGGAGGGCTCTGATGCCGTCTTCAATCTTGGCTGTGCGATTTCAGCCGTCCAGCTGCTTCCACCCGGGGTCTATCTGACCATGAGTGGAAGGATCTTCAGCTGGGACAACTGTCGCAAGAACAAGGAAAAGGGAATCTTCGAGACGCTTATCTAGCCTCAGGCCTGCTGCAGGAGTACCCAATGGCTACCTGCCGCTTCTCTTGTGCTGAGACAAGCAAACTGCTCATGACTGCAACCACATGCCGGGTAAGCTCTCCGCTTGCCCGGTTTTTCTTCTTGTCGGCAAGCGCACAGGCAATATCGGCAACACCGAAGCCGCGTGAGTTCTCCGCATAGCCGTAGAGCAGGGGAATCTCCTTCCACTCTTTCGTACCCTTGCGGCAGAACAGTACGGGACCTCCGAAGGTATTGGGATCAGGAACCCTGAGAGAACCCTCGGTACCGTAGATCTCCATATTCGGCATGCTGTGATACCAGACATCGAAGCTGGTAACCAAGGTGGCCACTGCCCCGCTTTCGAAGTGCAGATTGCCGGTGATGTGGGTTGCCACCTCGACATCGATGGTCTGCCCCTTCTTCGGCTCACTGGTGATGGTCCTCGTCTCAAAGCTCTTCTGGGCATAGCCGGAAACCGAATCGACAGGACCGAGCAGGTTCACCAAGGCGGTGATGTAATACGGACCCATATCGAAGAGAGGCCCTCCGCCATTCTTGTAGTAGAACTCCGGATCGGGATGCCAGCTCTCATGACCATGATTCATCATGAAGGCGGAAGCTCCGATCGGCTTTCCGATCCAGCCATCGTCAATGAGCTTGCGGCAAGTCTGGATGCCGGCACCAAGGAAGGTGTCGGGAGCACCACCAAGCATCAGGTTCTTCTTGGCAGCCAGATCCACCAACTCGGAAGCCTGTTCGACGGTAAGGGAGAGAGGTTTCTCCACATACACGTGCTTGCCGGCCTCAAGGACCTGCTTGCACAAGGAGTAATGGCTCTGGGGAGTGGTCAGGTTGAGCACCAGATCGATGCTCTCGTCTGCAAGCAGAGCAGCTGCATCGGCATACGCCTGTACGTGGTAGGTCTCACAGACCTCCTTCACCCTTGCCTCGATCAGGTCCACAACCCCTACGAGCTCGACCACATCATTGAAAACCTTGGTCAGGTTGTCCAGATAGATTCCGCTGATCTTCCCCAACCCAACAATACCAATCCTGAGTTTTTTCATATCAGAACATCTTCCTATCACTGGCGAATCGATCGATGGACAGGCCTTGCTCCTGGGCAATCCTCTTCCCCTCTGCAGCCCACAAGAGACCACGTTTCATCATCTCCCACGCCTCGGGAATGTCAAAGATATCATCGTGGTGTCCAAGTGAGTTGTAGAATACCCGTCCATAGCCCCACTTCTTCGTCCAGACAACCGGCATCTGCACCACACCGTTGGTGGAATGATACCAATCAACCGTCGGGAAGGCTGTGGTTGCCAGCACTTCCACTGCCGGATCGACGTGCAGGTAGTACTGCTCGCTGGAAACGGAGAAATCCTTGATGTCCTTGGTCAGCTCACTGGAGCTGTGACGGATGTTCACCGTATAGGGAACCCCATCAGAACCGGGATGTGCAACCCAGTTGCCACCCATGATGAACTGCCAGAGCACATTGGTGCGGAACGCATCACACATACCTCCATGACAGCCTGCCACACCAACCCCGCTTCCGATTGCGTCAGCGAGGTGATTGGTAAGCTTGGAGTTCAGCTCTCCCATCGTCCAGATGGGAACGAAGAGGTCGAGGCTGAAGAGGTATTCGCGGTCCTGGAGAATATCGAGGCTGCGCTCGATTCTGACTATGAATCCCTGCTCTTCCAGGAAGGCGGAAAAACGCTTGGCAACAAGCTCAGGCTCATGGCCTTCCCAACCCCCGACCAACAAGAGTGCTTTCTTTTCTGTAGACATGGTTACTCCTTATTCCTTTTCGGTATAGTGCAAGAATGCGAAATCCGCAGGCTTGCCGAACCCTGACATATCCTGACACGAGAGGGTGAAGAACGCGCCGGTGAACGCTGAATTGTCCAGACGATCATCACTGATACGAAGTGCCGAGCAGTCCTGTCCATACTGGATGAAATGCTCCCCATCGGTGGAGAAGAAGAACCTCACCACCTCATAGTCTGTCTCAACCCTGAGCCACAGGGATGTGGCATCCCCAACAGGGACTGCATCGAAGAGTTCCTCGTACTTGCCGTTGTCACAGCTCAAGATGCAGATGATCTTGCCCAGGCTCTCATCGTGGCTGAAACGCAGATAGTAGTACTGACGCGTCCCGTAGTAGTAGGACAGTCCTGCCATATGCTTGTACCAGGTGGGATCGAACTCCACCTTGGTGGTTACCGTACATCGGTAGGATTGCTGGCGCCGACCCACCAGCGCCTGGGTGAAGGTTGAGCTCATGCTTTCCTTTCCATACAGGCGGAGGTAACCCTTTCTGTCTTTGAGGGAAAGCACATCTTCACCGAGGGGAATACGCAGCGTCTGGAAATCCAGCGGCAAGGAGTCCCCATCGAAAGTGTAGTGGATGTCTGCAGGACCAGCAGGAGTTGCATCGAACGGGGATTCGAAGAAATCGCGGGGAGCATTGTCACCACCCTTGATTCTCGGCCAGCCGTCCTCGTCGAAGACAATATTCTGGATGGAAGTCTCGCGCCCGAGCATGCAATGCTTTTCAACCGGACGACCACAAAGGTGGACGATCGCCCACTCTCCGTTCTGCATCTGCACCAGGTCGGCATGTCCAGCCTTCTGGATGGGGAGCTCCGGCCGATCCTTGCTGGTTATCAGGGGATTGCCCGGCATCTCTTCATAGGGACCTTCGATGGACTTCGATCGGGCAACCGACTCAGCGTGATTGTAGAACGTACCCCCTTCAG includes:
- a CDS encoding iron ABC transporter permease, with protein sequence MQVLNSPASLNQEKHRWYLDPKWLIIIAIVGFLLVFQVFPLLYLVFRAFFSTGTFSLDAFKRVYTYPLNWSALVNTIVSAGLSMVFGVLIAFPLAWLVGRTNLYGKKFFRTLFVATYMVPPYVGAMAWMRLLNPTVGSMNVFLQKIFNLGSAPFNIYSMGGLIWVLTGFYYPYAFITISRAMEKMDPSLEEASRISGANAWTTLRTITLPMMLPSIVAAALLVFIAAGSAYGIPSIIGVPGQVHTVTTRIIDFVYIGSQEGLTDATTLAVFLMVIANIVLYLSTFTLGKRQYITVSGKSTRPNIVDLGRYRIPLTLAVIIFALIFVIIPFVTVGLSSITVNLGESVFADGNITWRYWERIFTRKSILGSAKNSLITSVMAATFGMIISNMMAYLLVRTDIKGKKIPDFMITVGSGTPSVVIALALIMSMSGKFGINIYNTLTIMIIAYMIKYMMMGMRTVVSALSQISPSLEEASQISGASWLRSMKNVTLPLIAPALVAGWFLIFMPCFYELTMSTLLYSTNTKTLGYELYTYQTYHNQQTASALATAILFIVFGINWLLNKLTDGEFSI
- a CDS encoding ABC transporter ATP-binding protein; its protein translation is MSNIIIKDVKKAFGEVVVLSQFNAEFADGEFITLLGPSGCGKTTMLRMLAGFEKPTEGEIYIGEQEVSSTKNFVPPERRDIGMVFQSYAVWPHMTVFDNVAYPLKMKKMGKQEIKGLVEEVLETVHLAQYAERIPSQLSGGQQQRVALARALVAKPRLLLLDEPLSNLDAKLRDSMRFEIKEIQKQLGITVVYVTHDQMEAMTMSDRVIVINRGVIQQVGAPTEIYRHPANQFVADFVGKINFLKATSKDKVLTLKASGQTLPYDGPLQGDVVLGIRPENIRLVSVKGDFEGTLVSKFYLGDVNDCRIDLGGEQIRVIAEPTTFDVCEVGQTFSLRVDEFTVFVDTGEDEHSKILT
- a CDS encoding asparaginase domain-containing protein gives rise to the protein MAQELRIITTGGTFDKQYDAISGELTFRESQLPRILGQSRCTLTVHLEGPLAVDSLYMTEEQRVEVAQTCQHSAEDKIIIVHGTDTMCNTAKVIAQTLGEENSKTVVLTGAMIPYSLEGSDAVFNLGCAISAVQLLPPGVYLTMSGRIFSWDNCRKNKEKGIFETLI
- a CDS encoding Gfo/Idh/MocA family oxidoreductase, with the translated sequence MKKLRIGIVGLGKISGIYLDNLTKVFNDVVELVGVVDLIEARVKEVCETYHVQAYADAAALLADESIDLVLNLTTPQSHYSLCKQVLEAGKHVYVEKPLSLTVEQASELVDLAAKKNLMLGGAPDTFLGAGIQTCRKLIDDGWIGKPIGASAFMMNHGHESWHPDPEFYYKNGGGPLFDMGPYYITALVNLLGPVDSVSGYAQKSFETRTITSEPKKGQTIDVEVATHITGNLHFESGAVATLVTSFDVWYHSMPNMEIYGTEGSLRVPDPNTFGGPVLFCRKGTKEWKEIPLLYGYAENSRGFGVADIACALADKKKNRASGELTRHVVAVMSSLLVSAQEKRQVAIGYSCSRPEAR
- a CDS encoding ThuA domain-containing protein produces the protein MSTEKKALLLVGGWEGHEPELVAKRFSAFLEEQGFIVRIERSLDILQDREYLFSLDLFVPIWTMGELNSKLTNHLADAIGSGVGVAGCHGGMCDAFRTNVLWQFIMGGNWVAHPGSDGVPYTVNIRHSSSELTKDIKDFSVSSEQYYLHVDPAVEVLATTAFPTVDWYHSTNGVVQMPVVWTKKWGYGRVFYNSLGHHDDIFDIPEAWEMMKRGLLWAAEGKRIAQEQGLSIDRFASDRKMF
- a CDS encoding glycoside hydrolase family 43 protein, with the translated sequence MTRVANPILKGFNPDPSILRVGDDYYIATSTFEWFPGVQIHHSRDLVNWTLLTRPLDRVSQLDMLGCLDSTGVWAPCLTYDKGTYYLVYTIVHTKEHLKDTHNYLVTAPSITGPWSEPVYLNSYGFDPSLFHDDDGRKYVVTMTTDFRKGKSRFGGILLEEFDEKSGTCLGNPQLIFKGTEIGMTEGPHLYRIGSYYYLFVAEGGTFYNHAESVARSKSIEGPYEEMPGNPLITSKDRPELPIQKAGHADLVQMQNGEWAIVHLCGRPVEKHCMLGRETSIQNIVFDEDGWPRIKGGDNAPRDFFESPFDATPAGPADIHYTFDGDSLPLDFQTLRIPLGEDVLSLKDRKGYLRLYGKESMSSTFTQALVGRRQQSYRCTVTTKVEFDPTWYKHMAGLSYYYGTRQYYYLRFSHDESLGKIICILSCDNGKYEELFDAVPVGDATSLWLRVETDYEVVRFFFSTDGEHFIQYGQDCSALRISDDRLDNSAFTGAFFTLSCQDMSGFGKPADFAFLHYTEKE